In the Sulfitobacter pacificus genome, one interval contains:
- a CDS encoding H-type lectin domain-containing protein, translating into MKKLRSHTVGIDSGDVTLFTDYEDGGEMWTGRGQRERRRHIKFSEKYKVPPTVQLSPSLWDLDASTIMRADIQAESVTKSGFDMVFRTWGDTRIARIRIAWMAIGEMSELDDWDVI; encoded by the coding sequence ATGAAGAAACTTCGCAGCCATACCGTAGGAATCGACAGCGGTGATGTGACTTTGTTTACGGATTACGAAGATGGGGGCGAAATGTGGACCGGGCGTGGCCAGCGCGAAAGGCGCCGCCACATCAAGTTTTCAGAGAAATACAAAGTGCCGCCAACGGTTCAGCTGTCGCCGTCACTTTGGGATCTGGATGCCTCAACCATCATGCGTGCGGATATTCAGGCGGAATCCGTCACGAAATCCGGATTTGACATGGTGTTCCGCACATGGGGCGACACCCGCATTGCACGGATTCGCATCGCCTGGATGGCGATTGGCGAGATGTCAGAGCTGGACGATTGGGACGTGATCTGA
- a CDS encoding F0F1 ATP synthase subunit gamma, with amino-acid sequence MANLKDLKNRISSVKSTRKITKAMQMVAAAKLRRAQEAAEASRPYTERFNAVMSGLAASVGGSDSAPKLLSGTGSDQVNLLIVMTSERGLCGGFNTNIVKKAKVHAQELLAAGKEVKILTVGKKGRDQLKREFSDHLVGHVDMTEVKRLSYADAQGIAKDVLNRFDAGEFDVATLFYANFVNVVSQIPQAQQIIPAKFEETGETAAVTTLFDYEPSEEAILADLLPRGVATAIFSGLLENAASEQGARMSAMDNATRNAGEMIDNLTIEYNRSRQAVITNELIEIISGAEAL; translated from the coding sequence ATGGCAAATCTCAAAGACCTTAAAAACAGGATCTCAAGCGTCAAATCGACGCGCAAGATCACCAAAGCCATGCAAATGGTTGCCGCGGCGAAACTTCGCCGCGCGCAGGAAGCTGCCGAAGCCTCCCGTCCTTACACAGAGCGTTTTAACGCTGTGATGTCTGGGCTGGCGGCTTCTGTTGGCGGGTCTGATTCTGCACCCAAGCTGCTTTCGGGCACCGGGTCGGATCAGGTGAACCTGCTGATTGTCATGACATCAGAGCGTGGCTTGTGTGGTGGTTTCAATACGAACATCGTCAAGAAGGCCAAGGTTCACGCGCAGGAACTGCTTGCCGCCGGTAAAGAGGTGAAAATCCTTACCGTTGGTAAAAAGGGCCGTGACCAGCTGAAACGTGAGTTCTCCGATCATCTGGTCGGGCATGTTGACATGACCGAGGTCAAACGCCTGAGCTATGCAGATGCACAGGGCATCGCTAAAGACGTATTGAACCGTTTTGACGCTGGCGAATTCGACGTCGCGACATTGTTCTATGCGAATTTTGTGAACGTGGTCAGCCAGATCCCTCAAGCCCAGCAGATCATTCCTGCAAAGTTTGAAGAAACCGGCGAAACTGCCGCGGTCACAACGTTGTTCGATTACGAACCTTCAGAAGAAGCAATCCTTGCGGATTTGCTGCCCCGCGGTGTCGCGACGGCGATCTTCTCGGGGTTGTTGGAAAACGCCGCTTCCGAACAGGGCGCGCGGATGTCAGCGATGGACAACGCCACACGCAACGCGGGCGAGATGATCGACAACCTGACAATCGAATACAACCGTTCACGTCAGGCCGTCATCACAAACGAGCTGATCGAAATCATTTCCGGCGCGGAAGCGCTGTAG
- a CDS encoding ribose-phosphate pyrophosphokinase, with protein sequence MPRTSEPKLISGNANMPLAKAIARRMSLHRGVNVGLVEARVERFNDGEIFVEVFDNVRGEDMFIIQSTSNPANDNLMELLIMADALRRSSAARVTAVLPYFGYARQDRRTKARTPITAKMVANMLVGTGIERVLTMDLHAAQIQGFFDIPVDNLYASPVFALDIKDHFKDQMSDLMIVSPDVGGVARARELAKRINSPLAIVDKRREKPGEVAEMTVIGDVTGKTCLIVDDICDTAGTLCKAAEVLLENGAKEVHSYISHGVMSGPAVERVTNSVMKSLVITDSIQPTPEVKNAANIRIVPTAPVFAQAILNIWNGTSVSSLFEADTLGPIYDGMYTP encoded by the coding sequence ATGCCACGCACTTCTGAGCCGAAACTCATCTCGGGCAATGCCAATATGCCCTTGGCCAAAGCCATCGCACGACGGATGTCGCTGCATCGCGGCGTCAACGTTGGTCTGGTGGAGGCGCGGGTAGAACGGTTCAACGATGGCGAGATCTTTGTCGAGGTTTTCGACAATGTGCGGGGCGAGGATATGTTCATTATCCAGTCCACCTCCAACCCTGCCAATGACAACCTGATGGAACTGCTGATCATGGCGGACGCACTGCGCCGCTCCTCAGCCGCACGTGTCACTGCTGTATTGCCCTATTTCGGCTATGCCCGTCAGGACCGCCGTACCAAGGCCCGCACACCGATCACCGCCAAGATGGTTGCGAACATGCTGGTCGGCACCGGGATCGAACGGGTTCTGACGATGGATCTGCACGCCGCGCAAATTCAGGGGTTCTTTGATATCCCCGTGGATAACCTTTATGCCTCGCCGGTCTTTGCCCTCGATATCAAGGATCACTTCAAGGACCAGATGAGCGATTTGATGATCGTCTCACCTGATGTTGGTGGTGTGGCGCGGGCACGTGAATTGGCCAAACGGATCAACTCCCCCCTCGCCATCGTTGACAAGCGCCGCGAAAAGCCCGGCGAAGTTGCGGAAATGACCGTGATCGGTGATGTGACCGGCAAAACCTGCCTGATTGTCGACGACATCTGCGATACCGCCGGCACCCTGTGCAAAGCGGCCGAGGTGCTGTTGGAAAACGGTGCCAAGGAAGTGCATTCCTACATCAGCCACGGTGTGATGTCCGGCCCTGCCGTGGAACGCGTGACCAATTCCGTGATGAAATCGCTGGTGATCACCGACAGCATTCAGCCCACGCCCGAGGTCAAGAACGCGGCCAATATCCGTATTGTTCCCACGGCACCGGTGTTTGCACAGGCGATCCTGAACATCTGGAACGGTACATCCGTTTCATCGCTGTTCGAGGCGGACACGCTGGGTCCCATCTATGACGGGATGTACACGCCCTGA
- a CDS encoding F0F1 ATP synthase subunit epsilon, translated as MADTMQFDLVSPERRLASLQVTSVQIPGADGDMTAMEGHSPTITTLRPGILSVEGPEGTSDYVVTGGFAEITAKGVSVLAERALPKGDMTQEHLDEMMEEARTMYSNAKEAFENEPGPVDDAAKLLSDMVAMGDHMGLTAKQ; from the coding sequence ATGGCAGACACGATGCAATTCGATCTGGTGTCGCCTGAACGGCGGCTGGCCTCTCTTCAGGTCACATCCGTCCAGATCCCCGGTGCTGATGGCGACATGACGGCGATGGAGGGGCACTCCCCCACCATCACCACCCTGCGTCCCGGCATTCTGTCGGTCGAAGGGCCGGAAGGCACGTCGGACTATGTTGTGACCGGCGGTTTCGCTGAAATCACAGCAAAAGGTGTATCGGTTCTGGCCGAGCGGGCATTGCCCAAGGGCGACATGACCCAAGAGCACCTTGACGAGATGATGGAAGAAGCCAGAACCATGTATTCAAACGCAAAAGAAGCGTTTGAGAACGAACCCGGTCCGGTTGATGACGCAGCCAAACTGCTGTCTGACATGGTCGCGATGGGGGATCACATGGGGCTGACTGCAAAGCAGTAA
- a CDS encoding F0F1 ATP synthase subunit delta, producing MSETASISTGIAQRYASAVFDIAKEGKQIKAIEADLDALQGAMSDSDDFRNLIQSPIYTRAEQGDAVAALAKKMKISSTMANTLALMASKRRLFVLPQLIKTLREAIAEDKGEVTAEVTSAKALTKAQSDKLAKTLKASTGKTVTLQTSVDESLIGGLIVKVGSKMIDTSIRAKLNSLQNVMKEVG from the coding sequence GTGTCCGAAACAGCTTCGATTTCCACCGGCATCGCACAGCGCTACGCATCTGCTGTCTTTGACATTGCCAAAGAGGGCAAACAGATCAAAGCGATTGAAGCCGATCTTGACGCCCTGCAAGGCGCAATGTCGGACAGCGATGATTTTCGCAACTTGATCCAATCGCCAATCTACACCCGCGCAGAACAGGGTGACGCTGTCGCAGCGTTGGCGAAAAAGATGAAAATTTCCTCAACGATGGCGAATACCTTGGCGCTTATGGCATCCAAGCGTCGCCTTTTCGTGCTGCCGCAGCTGATCAAGACCCTGCGCGAGGCGATTGCAGAGGACAAAGGCGAAGTTACCGCCGAAGTCACATCCGCCAAGGCCCTGACCAAGGCGCAGTCGGACAAGCTTGCCAAGACGCTTAAGGCAAGCACCGGCAAAACCGTAACACTCCAAACGTCCGTTGATGAATCGCTCATTGGCGGACTTATTGTAAAAGTGGGCTCCAAGATGATCGACACGTCGATCCGCGCGAAGCTCAATTCCCTCCAGAACGTAATGAAAGAGGTCGGATAA
- the atpA gene encoding F0F1 ATP synthase subunit alpha, translating into MGIQAAEISAILKDQIKNFGQEAEVAEVGRVLSVGDGIARVYGLDNVQAGEMVEFPGGIQGMALNLEADNVGVVIFGSDRDIKEGDTVKRTNSIVDVPIGNGLLGRVVDGLGNPIDGKGPIESTERGIADVKAPGIIPRKSVHEPMATGLKSVDAMIPIGRGQRELIIGDRQTGKTAVALDAMLNQAQVNAAAEGDEGKKMYCVYVAIGQKRSTVAQLVKKLEEAGAMEYCIVVAATASEPAPMQFLAPYAATAMAEFFRDNGRHALIIYDDLSKQAVSYRQMSLLLRRPPGREAYPGDVFYLHSRLLERSAKLGDDAGNGSLTALPIIETQGGDVSAFIPTNVISITDGQIFLETELFYQGIRPAVNTGLSVSRVGSSAQTKAMSSVAGPVKLSLAQYREMAAFAQFGSDLDAATQQLLNRGARLTELMKQPQYAPLSNAEIVCVIYAGTKGYLDKLPVADVGRWEQGLLAHLRGKHADLLKDITDNDRKVKGELEDKIKAALDSYAADFA; encoded by the coding sequence ATGGGTATCCAAGCAGCAGAAATTTCTGCAATCCTGAAGGACCAGATCAAGAATTTCGGTCAAGAAGCCGAAGTTGCTGAAGTCGGTCGCGTGCTTTCCGTCGGTGACGGTATTGCGCGGGTTTACGGTCTGGACAATGTTCAGGCCGGTGAAATGGTCGAATTTCCCGGCGGCATTCAGGGGATGGCCCTGAACCTCGAAGCGGACAACGTTGGTGTTGTTATCTTCGGTAGCGACCGTGACATCAAAGAAGGTGACACAGTCAAGCGCACCAACTCCATCGTGGACGTGCCAATCGGCAATGGCCTGCTGGGTCGTGTTGTGGACGGTCTGGGTAACCCTATCGATGGCAAGGGCCCGATTGAATCAACCGAGCGCGGCATCGCCGACGTTAAGGCACCGGGCATTATCCCCCGTAAATCCGTACATGAGCCAATGGCGACCGGCCTCAAATCCGTTGACGCGATGATCCCGATTGGCCGTGGCCAGCGCGAATTGATCATTGGTGACCGTCAGACCGGTAAAACCGCCGTTGCGTTGGATGCCATGCTGAACCAGGCGCAGGTTAACGCCGCTGCTGAAGGTGACGAAGGCAAAAAGATGTACTGTGTGTACGTCGCGATTGGCCAGAAGCGTTCGACTGTTGCGCAGCTGGTTAAGAAACTCGAAGAAGCCGGCGCGATGGAATATTGCATCGTTGTTGCTGCCACCGCGTCGGAGCCTGCACCGATGCAGTTCCTCGCACCGTATGCTGCGACAGCCATGGCAGAATTCTTCCGCGACAATGGCCGCCACGCTTTGATCATCTATGATGACCTGTCCAAGCAGGCCGTGTCCTATCGCCAGATGTCCTTGCTTCTGCGTCGCCCACCAGGCCGTGAAGCTTATCCTGGTGACGTTTTCTATCTCCACTCCCGTTTGCTTGAGCGTTCCGCGAAGCTGGGCGATGATGCGGGCAACGGCTCTTTGACAGCTCTGCCGATCATTGAAACACAGGGTGGTGACGTTTCCGCGTTTATTCCAACCAACGTGATTTCGATCACCGACGGTCAGATCTTCCTTGAGACCGAATTGTTCTACCAAGGCATCCGTCCTGCTGTGAACACCGGTCTGTCGGTTTCGCGGGTTGGTTCATCTGCCCAGACCAAAGCGATGTCTTCTGTCGCCGGTCCGGTGAAACTGTCCCTCGCGCAGTATCGTGAAATGGCCGCCTTCGCGCAGTTCGGTTCTGATCTGGACGCCGCGACACAGCAATTGTTGAACCGTGGTGCCCGTCTGACCGAGCTGATGAAACAGCCACAGTATGCGCCTTTGTCGAACGCCGAAATCGTCTGCGTCATCTATGCAGGCACCAAAGGCTACCTGGACAAGCTGCCTGTGGCTGACGTGGGCCGTTGGGAACAGGGTCTGCTGGCACATCTGCGCGGCAAACATGCCGACCTGCTCAAGGACATCACCGATAACGATCGCAAGGTGAAGGGCGAGCTGGAAGACAAAATCAAAGCAGCGCTCGATTCATACGCCGCTGACTTCGCTTAA
- a CDS encoding 2-hydroxychromene-2-carboxylate isomerase encodes MAQIDYFFATLSPYCYLAEQRLEEVAAKHGATINYKPFDLIAAFGRTGGTPPKDRHISRIEYRAQELPRQAKKLGLPFNLQPTHWPTNGAPAAYAFIAAQNAGGGDLGKLAHAIFRAVWAEEKDIAEDDVIRTCLADAGFDPELANSGLLEGAETYARNLEEAVEAGVFGAPFYIIDGQRFWGQDRITDVDAYLAGDL; translated from the coding sequence ATGGCCCAGATCGACTATTTTTTCGCAACACTATCACCCTATTGCTACCTTGCCGAGCAGCGACTGGAAGAAGTCGCCGCCAAACATGGGGCAACCATCAACTATAAACCATTCGACCTGATTGCGGCATTTGGCCGGACTGGTGGCACACCCCCGAAAGACCGCCACATCAGCCGGATCGAATACCGTGCACAGGAGTTGCCACGGCAGGCCAAAAAACTGGGGTTGCCGTTTAACCTGCAGCCAACGCATTGGCCCACAAACGGGGCACCGGCGGCCTATGCGTTTATTGCCGCGCAGAACGCCGGTGGCGGTGATCTGGGCAAGCTTGCACATGCGATTTTCCGTGCCGTCTGGGCCGAAGAGAAAGACATTGCTGAGGATGATGTCATCCGTACCTGTCTTGCCGATGCAGGCTTTGACCCGGAGCTTGCCAATAGCGGTTTGCTGGAAGGGGCAGAGACCTATGCCCGCAATCTGGAAGAGGCTGTCGAAGCTGGTGTTTTTGGCGCGCCTTTCTATATCATCGACGGGCAACGTTTCTGGGGGCAGGATCGGATCACCGATGTTGACGCCTATCTGGCAGGCGATCTGTGA
- the atpD gene encoding F0F1 ATP synthase subunit beta: MANAVGKITQVIGAVVDVQFEDNLPEILNALSTDNNGSRLILEVAQHLGENTVRTIAMDATEGLVRGASVEDTGAPIQVPVGKATLGRILNVTGDPVDEKGAVETQETRGIHGDAPAFSEQSTETEILTTGIKVIDLLAPYTKGGKIGLFGGAGVGKTVLIMELINNIAKVHSGVSVFAGVGERTREGNDLYHEMIESGVIVPDNLVDSKIALVYGQMNEPPGARMRVALSGLTLAEQFRDESGSDVLFFVDNIFRFTQAGSEVSALLGRIPSAVGYQPTLATDMGAMQERISSTKNGSITSVQAVYVPADDLTDPAPATSFAHLDATTVLDRAISEKGIYPAVDPLGSTSRLLDPQIIGEEHYQVATDVQQILQRYKSLQDIIAILGMDELSEDDKLAVSRARKIERFLSQPFDVAKVFTGSDGIQVPLDDTIASFKAVVAGEYDHLPEGAFYMVGGIDDVKAKAEKMAADAA; this comes from the coding sequence ATGGCAAATGCAGTCGGCAAAATCACTCAGGTCATCGGCGCCGTCGTTGACGTGCAGTTCGAAGACAACCTGCCAGAGATCCTGAACGCTCTGAGCACAGACAACAACGGCTCCCGCCTCATTCTTGAAGTGGCGCAGCACCTTGGCGAAAACACAGTACGTACCATTGCGATGGACGCGACCGAGGGCCTCGTGCGTGGCGCGTCGGTTGAAGACACTGGTGCCCCCATCCAGGTGCCAGTTGGCAAGGCCACATTGGGCCGCATCCTGAACGTGACCGGCGATCCGGTTGACGAAAAAGGCGCGGTTGAGACACAGGAAACACGTGGCATCCACGGCGACGCACCTGCCTTTTCCGAGCAGTCCACCGAAACCGAAATCCTGACCACAGGTATTAAGGTTATCGACCTTCTGGCCCCTTACACCAAGGGTGGTAAAATTGGTCTCTTCGGCGGTGCCGGTGTTGGTAAAACCGTTCTGATCATGGAACTGATCAACAACATCGCGAAGGTACACTCCGGTGTGTCCGTGTTCGCGGGTGTTGGTGAGCGGACCCGTGAAGGGAACGACCTTTACCACGAGATGATCGAATCCGGCGTTATTGTTCCTGACAATCTGGTCGATTCCAAAATTGCGCTGGTCTACGGCCAGATGAACGAACCTCCCGGTGCGCGTATGCGTGTTGCCCTGTCCGGCCTGACCTTGGCCGAACAGTTCCGCGACGAATCCGGTTCTGACGTTCTGTTCTTTGTGGACAACATCTTCCGCTTTACCCAAGCTGGTTCCGAGGTTTCCGCCCTGTTGGGCCGTATCCCTTCTGCGGTTGGCTACCAGCCGACACTGGCAACCGACATGGGTGCGATGCAGGAACGCATTTCATCTACCAAGAACGGTTCGATTACATCGGTTCAGGCCGTATATGTTCCTGCGGATGACTTGACTGACCCGGCACCTGCGACATCCTTTGCGCACCTTGATGCGACAACGGTTCTGGATCGTGCGATCTCTGAAAAGGGCATCTACCCAGCGGTTGACCCATTGGGTTCCACCTCTCGCCTGCTCGATCCACAGATCATCGGTGAAGAGCACTATCAAGTTGCAACCGACGTTCAGCAGATCCTCCAGCGCTACAAGTCGCTTCAGGACATCATCGCGATCCTCGGCATGGACGAACTGTCAGAAGACGACAAACTGGCCGTATCCCGTGCGCGTAAGATCGAACGTTTCCTGTCTCAGCCGTTTGACGTGGCAAAGGTCTTTACCGGTTCTGACGGCATTCAGGTGCCACTGGACGACACAATCGCGTCGTTCAAAGCAGTTGTTGCCGGTGAGTATGACCACCTGCCCGAAGGTGCCTTCTACATGGTTGGCGGCATCGACGACGTGAAGGCGAAAGCCGAAAAAATGGCAGCTGACGCAGCCTAA